The sequence below is a genomic window from Streptosporangium lutulentum.
TGCCGCGCGCTGGGCGTGAGCGAGTACGTCTCCATGCTGACGGCGGCGAGCGCCGGGTTCCTGCGCGTGGCCTACGTCGCCCTCCGGCAGCGCCGCTTCGACGGCTTCGCCGCCTTCATGGGAACCCTCTTCGGCGTGGGACTCGTCCTGTCCCTCCTGGCCGGGGACGAGAGATTCCTGATGGCCGTCAAGTCCGTCACCACCTCGGTCGCCGGTCTGATCTTCCTGGGCACCTGCGTCGCCGGCCGTCCCGCCGCCTTCGCCGTGGCCAAGCTCTTCGGCGCCGAGAACGCGGACACCGTACGGCGCTGGGAGGCCCTGTACGCCGCGGAGCCCGCCTTCCGCCGCGTCTACCTGGTGATGACCGTGGTGTGGGGCGTCGTCCTCCTCGCCGAGTCGGCCGCCCGCATCCCGCTGATCTACCTGCTGCCGGCCGACGTCATGGTCGGACTGTCATCGATCCTCCTGATAGGGACCATCGGGCTGCTCGCCCTGTGGAGCTCCTGGTACGGCAAGCGCGGCGAGCAGGCGGCGCAGCGCTTCCACTCCGGCCCGGAGGCGGTCGGCATTCCGTGAGCACGACCCCGCGGACGTCCGCCGCGGGGCCGGGATCGAGCACGTCCTGACCTCGCTACGGGGTCAGGACGATCTTGTTGCACTCGTCCTGCTTGTTCTTGAACATCTCGTAGCCGCGCGGGGCGTCCTCCAGCCTCATGCGATGGCTGATGACGAAGCTGGGATCGATGTCGCCGTTGCGGATCCGGCCCAGCAGGGGCTTCAGATACCGCTGCACGTGGCACTGGCCGCCCCTCAGTGTCAGTGACCGGTTCATCAGCGAGCCCATCGGGAACTTGTCGAGCAGGCCGCCGTAGACGCCGATCACGGAGACGGTCCCGCCGTTGCGGCAGGCCATGATCGCCTCGCGCAGGGCGTGCGGCCGCTCGGTCTCCATCCGGGTCGCCTGCTTGACCCGGTCGTAGGCGTGCACGGGGCCGGTGGGGTGGTGGGCCTCCATGCCCACCGCGTCGATGCACCCGTCCGGGCCGCGGCCCGCGGTGAGGTCCCGCAGCGCGTCGAGGACGTCGACCTCCTCGTAGTTGAGCGTCCGCGCGCCCGCCCGTTCGGCTCTCTTCAGCCGGTACGGAAAACGGTCGATGGCGATGACCTGCTCGGCCCCCATCAGGAACGCGCTGGCGACCGCGAACTGACCGACGGGTCCCGCTCCCCACACCGCGATGACGTCACCGGGCTTGATGTCGCACATCTCCGCGCCCATCCAGCCGGTGGGCAGGATGTCGGACAGGAACAGCACCTGCTCGTCCGGCAGGTCGCCCTCGATCTTGATCGGTCCCACGTCGGCGAACGGCACGCGCGCGTACTCCGCCTGGCCCCCCGGGTAGCCGCCGAGCATGTGGGAGTAACCGAAGATGCCCGCGGGGGCGTGGCCCATGAACTTCTCCGCCAGGCCCGCGTTGGGATTGGAGTTCTCGCACACCGAGAACATCTCGTGCCGGCAGGCGACGCAGTTGCCGCAGGCGATCGGAAAGGGGACGACCACCCGGTCGCCGACCCGCAGGGTCGACACCCTCGGGCCCACCTCCACCACCTCGCCCATGAACTCGTGGCCGAGGATGTCGCCCTTCTTCATGGTCGGGACGTAGCCGTCGTACAGGTGCAGGTCGGAGCCGCAGATCGCGGTCGAGGTGATGCGGACGATAGCGTCGTGGCCGTTCAGGATCCCGGGGTCGGGAACCTCCTGGACCTCGACGGTGTTCCGGCCCATCCAGCAGTTGGCCTTCATGGAATTCTCCTTACCTCACGGGCTGGGCGGGACGCTGCCTGACCTGGCGCGACGCACGGGTGCCCTCGGGGCTGCCCTCGGAACGGACCACCTCGCCGGTCTCCATGACCTGCTTGAACCGGCGCAGGTCGTCTCGCACCTGCTGCTCGGGGTGCTCGCCCAGCAGCCTGGCGAGGGCGAGGCCGGCCCTGCCGCCCGGCGGGTCGTAGATGAGGCGCACCCGCACCTCCGTACCGCGCCCGCCGGGAGCGTCGGAGAAACTCACGAAACCGCGGTTACCGGCGAGGACGCCCTTCGTGGAACGCCAGGAGATCAGCTCGCCGGAGCAGTCTTCGACGATCTCCGCCTCCCACTCGACGGTCCTCTTCAGCGGTGCTCTCGCCTTCCAGCGCGAGTGCCCGTCGCCGATCGTCTCCACCGACTCCAGGTGCGTCATGAAGCGGGGAAGTTTCTCGAAGTCGCGCCAGTACAGGTACACCTCCTCGCGAGGGCGGTTGATCGTGATGGCCGCGTGAAGATTCATCCTGCGCTCCCTCATTCCGTGCTCACGGCTCCGGTTCGCGCGTAGCGCGGTGTACAGGTCGACGGCGGCGATGCCGGCGACCGCCATCGCGACGGCGGCGACAGGCGATGTCCCACCGATTTCATAACCACACAAAGTACTCAAACAATCACATTAAGTACCCAATGCGCCCAGAACAACACCGACTATCCGAATTCTTTGGATACTCCACACCCGTCTCCCATTGGGCGACGGGTCATCGGCGGCTCAGCAGTCGCCGGGTCCCGTACAGGATCGCGCCGGCCGCGAGAACGGCGCCGCCGGAGAGCACCGCGTCCGGCGGGAGGCTGAACGCCAGCGCCACGCAGCCGGCGAGGCCCAGGACGGGAACGGCCCGGGGCGGGCGGCCTTCGCCGGGAGGCAGGGTCCAGGCGGAGGCGTTGGCGATGGCGTAGTACACCAGCACGCCGACGGAGGAGAATCCGATGGCACCACGCAGGTCACCGGCCAGCACGAGCACGGCGACGACGGCGCCGACGGCGAGCTCGGCCCGGTGCGGCACCTTGAAACGCGGATGCACGGCGGCCAGGACGGGCGGCAGGTAGCGGTCCCTGGCCATGGCCAGGGTGGTGCGGGAGACGCCGAGGATCAGCGCCAGCAACGACCCGAGGGCGGCGATCGCGGCGCCGGCCTGGACCACCGGGACCAGAGCCGGCACACCCGCGACACCGACCGCCTCGGCCAGCGGGGCGGTCGTCTCGCCCAGCCTCCGGGGGCCCAGGACCGCCAGGACGCTGACGGCCACGGCCGCGTAGACGACCAGGGTGATGCCGAGGGCGACGGGGATCGCGCGCGGGATCGTCCGGACCGGGTCGCGCACCTCCTCACCCAGGGTGGCGATGCGGGCGTAGCCGGCGAAGGCGAAGAACAACAGGCCCGCGGCCTGCAGCACCCCGCGCACGCCCGTGTCGAGGGAGATGTCCAGTCCCGCCGCCCGGGCCTGCCCGCCGGCCACGCTCGCCACCACCACGGCGGCCAGAACCAGGAGCACCACCGCGACGATCGTGCGGGTCAGCCACGCGGCCTTCCGCACCCCGGTGTAGTTCAGCGCGGTCAGGGCCACCACCGTGGCCGCGGCCACCTCCCGCTGGTGCCCCGGCCACACGTAGGCGCCCACGGTCAAGGCCATCGCCGCGCAGGAAGCGAGCTTGCCGACCACAAAACTCCAGCCGGCCAGGTAGCCCCAGAAGGGGCCCAGGCGCATCCGGCCGTAGACGTAGGTGCCGCCGGAGTCGGGATAGCGCGCCGCCAGCCGGGCGGAGGAGGTGGCGTTGCAGTAGGCCACCACCGCCGCGAGGCCCAGTCCCGGCAGCAGTCCCGATCCGGCCGCCGCCGCGGCCGGGGCGAGCGCGGAGAAGACCCCGGCGCCGATCATCGACCCCAGGCCGATCACCACCGCGTCCGCCAGGCCCAGCCGGCGCTCCAGCCTCGGCAGCCCGGGATCGGCAGATGTCCCCGCCACGGCGCCCCCCGCACTTCCAGACAGACCGGAACTCGATACCGGGCCACGATAACGGGCCGCGACGCGCGGACATCGTCCGGGACCGGCCGTGCGGGCCCCGCTCAGCGGAGCCCGCACCTATCCATAACCACCGGTTATGACCTCAGGTCTTGGACAGGCCGTCGACGCCTCCGGCAGGGTTGATCGAGCACCGAGACCGCACAACGAGGGAGAACCGATGAACAAGGTCTGGCTGATCACTGGAGCCGGCAGCGGCTTCGGCCAGGCGATCACTCAGGCGGCGGTCGCCGCCGGCGACGTCGTCATCGCGACCGCCCGCCGCGTCGCGACATTGAACGACCTGGTCACGGCGCACCCGGGCCAGGTCGAGGCGCTGCCGCTCGACGTCACCGACACCGCCGCCATCGAGGCCACGGTGCGGGACGTCGTCGACCGCCACGGACGGATCGACGTACTGGTCAACAACGCCGGCCGCAGCCACGTCGGCGCGGCCGAGGAGACCACCGACGCCGAGCTGCGCTCGCTGTTCGAGGTCCACGTCTTCGGGCCCGCCTCGCTGATCCGCGCGGTGCTGCCGCACATGCGCGACCGCCGGTCCGGGGCGATCGTGCAGTTGAGCAGCATGGGCGGCCAGATGTCCTTCGCCGGGTTCTCCGCCTACAGCGCCACCAAGTTCGCGCTTGAGGGGATGTCCGAGGCGCTGGCGGAGGAGGTTCGCCCGCTCGGCGTCAAGGTGCTGGTCGTGGAGCCGGGCGCCTTCCGCACCGCCCTGTTCGGCAACATCAGCGCCAGTGCGCAGATCTCCGACTACGCGGACACCGTCGGCCCGACCAGGCGGATGGTCGAGACCGGGCACGGCACGCAGCCCGGCGACCCGGCCAAGGCGGCGGCCGCCATCCTCACCGCGCTGGAGACCGACGAGACCCCACTGCGCCTGCCCCTGGGAGACGACGCCGTCGACGCCATCCTCGGCCACCACGACACCGTCCGCGCGGAGATCTCCGCCTGGGAGAAGGTCGCCCGCGACACCCGCCACGCGGACTGAAACCCTCCCTGCCCTGAACTCCTTTCCGCAGGGCCGCTTCAGCGACGGCGACCAACCCTCAGCCGGACCGCACGGAGGCTTCAGCGTCGGGACGCGTTCTGAGCGGCCCGAAACGGAGCGGCTACGGCTCGCACGCCGTACGGCGGGGCAGAGGGGCGCGGAGGCGGGCCGGTGTTCCGGGCGGCGTATGAAAAAGCGCAACCGCCACGCCCGCGCAGGCCGGAGGCCTGAATCACAGGACAGCAACCGAGACGGCCGCCCGGAACACCGGCCCGCCGCAGCGCAAACCACGCCCAACCACCCCCGAATCACCCGGCCGCACCCAAAACGCACCTGACCGTACTCGGCCGCGTCTCCGTACGGCGGCGAAATCAGCGGACGGGGTGGCCCGCCTGGCGGAGGGTCTCCTTGACCTCGCCGATCTTGAGCTGGCCGAAGTGGAACACCGACGCCGCCAGGACCGCGTCGGCCCCCGCCTCGACGGCCGGGGGGAAGTGCTCCAGCGAGCCCGCGCCGCCGCTGGCGATCACGGGGACCGACACGGCCCGCCGTACGGCGCGGATCATCTCCAGGTCGTAGCCGTCGCGGGTGCCGTCGCCGTCCATGGAGTTGAGCAGGATCTCCCCCGCGCCGAGCTCCTCGCCCCTGCGGGCCCACTCGACCGCGTCGATGCCGGTGCCCCGGCGACCGCCGTGGGTGGTCACCTCGAACCCGGACGGGGTCGGCGGGCCGTCCACGACCCGGCGGGCGTCCACCGACAGCACGATGCACTGCGCGCCGTACCGCTGCGACGCCTCGGTCAGCAGCTCGGGCCGGGCGATCGCCGCGGTGTTCAGGCCCACCTTGTCCGCACCCGCGCGCAGCAGCCTGTCGACGTCCTCGACCGAGCGCACGCCCCCGCCCACGGTCAGCGGGATGAACACCTGCTCGGCCGTCCGGCTGACCACGTCGTACATCGTGGACCGGTCGGAGCTGGAGGCCGTGATGTCGAGGAACGTCAGCTCGTCGGCCCCCTCGGCGTCGTAGCGGCGGGCCAGCTCCACCGGGTCTCCGGCGTCACGGAGGTTCTCGAAGTTGACGCCCTTGACCACCCGCCCGGCGTCCACGTCCAGGCAGGGAATCACTCGTACCGCGACACTCATCTACAGCTCCTCAACCACGGCAGGCCTCCGCCTCCGCCTCGACCGGCAGCGGCGGGTCACCGCGACGTCCCCTCATCACGCAACCTACGACCTCACCGCGGCGAGAGCCTCCTCAAGGGTGAACTCCTGCGCGTAGAGAGCCTTCCCCACGATCGCCCCCTCGACGCCGATCGGGACCAGCCCGGCCAGGGCACGCAGGTCGTCCAGGGAGGAGACGCCCCCGCTGGCGACCACCGGCTTGTCGGTACGGGAGCAGAACTCGCGGAGCAGCTCCAGGTTGGGGCCGAGCAGCGTGCCGTCCTTGGTGACGTCGGTGACGACGTAGCGGGGGCAGCCGTCGGCCTCAAGACGTTCGAGGACCTCCCACAGGTCGCCGCCCTCCTGGGTCCAGCCGCGGGCGGCGAGGGTGGTGCCGCGCACGTCGAGGCCGATCGCGATGCTGTCGCCGTACTCAGCGATGATCTTGGAGCACCAGGCCGGGTTCTCCAGGGCCGCGGTGCCGATGTTCACCCGGCGGCAGCCGGTGGCCAGCGCGGCCTCCAGGGAGGCGTCGTCGCGGATCCCGCCGGACATCTCCACCTTGACGTCGAGCGCGTCCACGACGGTGGCGAGCAGGTCCCGGTTCGTACCGCGGCCGAAGGCGGCGTCGAGGTCGACCAGGTGGATCCACTCGGCGCCGGCCTCCTGCCACATGAGCGCCGCGGAGAGGGGGTCGCCGTAGGAAGTCTCGGTGCCGGCCGCGCCCTGGACCAGGCGAACCGCCCGGCCGTCGGCGACGTCCACGGCGGGGAGCAGCTCTAGCGACATCTGATCAAGACCTCCGGTCGAAGACAAGGGTGACGAGAAGCGGTACAAAAAGCAGCGACAGGACGAGGACTCCGAACCGCGCGCTCCACGAGGACCACAGCAGCCAGGCGATCACTTGGACGATCATGAAAAGCACCGCCACGCCGCCGTTCTGCGCGCGGCGGCGGCGGGCGATGATGCCGCCCTGGGAGGCGATGCGAACGGGCCTGCCGGGCAGGAGGGCCGTGATCCTGCCGATCCGCCGGCGGCGCCGTGCCAGTTTGGCCTCGCGCTCGGCCTGCAGGACCGCCTGACGTGCCTGCTCGGCCTCGCGTTCGGCCCTGCGGCGGGCCCGTTCCTTGCTCATGGGGGATCCAATGGGGGGGTCGGTAAGGGAACCGCCGAAAGATCCGATCGAGGGCTCACCTTACGGTTCCGAGCCAGTTCGTGAGCAGCTGGGCTCCGGCGTCGCCCGACTTCTCGGGGTGGAACTGGGTGGCCGTCAGCGGGCCGTTCTCCACCGCCGCCACGAACGGGACGTTGTGCTCCGACCAGGTGACCAGGGGGTCGTCGAAGCCCGGTCCCGCCTGGAGCTCCCAGGTCCGCACGCCGTACGAGTGGACGAAGTAGAAGCGCGTCTCCGGATCGATCCCGGCGAACAGCACGGTGTCGGCGGGCGGCTTGACGGTGTTCCAGCCCATGTGGGGCAGGACCGGGGCGTCGAGACGCTCCACCGTGCCCGGCCACTCGCCGCAGCCCTCGGTCGTGACGCCGTGCTCGACGCCCGTCTCGAAGAGGATCTGCATGCCGACGCAGATGCCGAGAACCGGCCGCCCCGCCGCCAGGCGCCGCCCGATGACGCGCTCGCCTCGTACGGCGCGCAGCCCGGCCATGCAGGCGGCGAACGCCCCGACACCCGGGACGACGAGGCCGTCGGCCTCCATCGCCGCCGTGTAGTCGGAGGTCACCGTGACGTCGGCGCCGACCCGGGCCAGGGCCCGTTCCGCCGAGCGGAGGTTGCCCGAGCCGTAGTCGAGAACGGTTATGTTCACCATCGGAGCCTCACCACCAGAGCACCGCCGCCGTCGCCGCCAGGGCCGCGAGGGCGCCGAGCAGCAGCGCGCCCTTCTTCAGTCCCTGCTTGAAGAACGAGAAGATCCCGCCCACCAGGAAAAGGGCGATGAAGGCCATCGCCGTGGCCGCCCAGTTGCTGCTCATGCCGCCTCCCCCACCCGAAGGGACGGCCCGCCGCTCCACGGTGCGCCGCTCCACGGTGCGCCGCTCCACGGCGCGCGCGGGGACGGCCCGCCGTTCGGCGTGGCCTCCCTCGCCACCCGGAAGCCGGCGGCCCGCTCGTCGCGGCCGCTCACAGCACGCCCTTCGTGCTCGGCACGCCGGTGGCGCGGGGGTCGAGCTCGGACGCCTCGCGCAAGGCCCTGGCCAGAGCCTTGAACTGGGCCTCCACGATGTGGTGGGCGTTGCGGCCGTAAGGGACGTGGACGTGCAGGCAGATGGCGGCCTGCGCGACGAACGACTCCAGGATGTGCCTGGTCATCGTCGTGTCGTAGTCGGGGCCGATCATCGGGGCCATGCCCTCGGGCTCGCTGTGCACGAGGTACGGGCGGCCGGACAGGTCGACGGTGACCTGGGCGAGAGCCTCGTCCAGCGGGCAGGACGCGTTCCCGAACCTCCGGATGCCCGACTTGTCGCCCAGAGCCTCGCGGAACGCGGCCCCCAGGGCGATCGAGGTGTCCTCGATCGTGTGGTGGGAGTCGATGTGGAGGTCGCCCTCGGTCTTCACGGTCAGGTCGAACAGTCCGTGCTTGCCGAGCTGGTTCAGCATGTGGTCGTAGAACCCGACACCCGTGGACACGTCGACGTTTCCGGTGCCGTCGAGGTCGACCTCGACCAGCACCGAGGTCTCCTTGGTGCCACGCTCGACACGACCGCGACGCGGCGCGAACTCACCGGCGGTACTGCTCACAGGGTTCCCTCCAGGGCGGCGCGGAACGCCGCCATCTCCTTGGCCGTTCCGATGGACACTCTCAGCCATTCCGGCGGGCCCACCTCACGGATCAGCACTCCGTGCTCAAGCATGCCCTCCCAGACCGCGTGCCTATCCGGGAAACGGCCGAACAGCACGAAGTTGGCGTCCGAGTCGGCGACCGTCAGCCCCTTGCCGCGCAGCCACTCCACCGTCTCGTCCCGCTCGGCCCGCAGCATGTCGACGGTGCCGAGCAGCTCGGCCTGGTGGGCGAGCGCGACGCGCGCCGCCGTCTGGGTGAGCGTGGACAGATGGTACGGCAGGCGCACCAGGAGCAGCGCCTCGATCACCGCCGGGTCGGCGGCGAGGTAGCCGAGGCGGGTGCCCGCCATGGCGAACGCCTTGGACATCGTCCGGGTGACGATGAGCCGGGGGTTGTCCGGCAGCAGGACCAGCGCCGACGGGGTGCCGCCGCGCGCGAACTCGAAGTAGGCCTCGTCCACGACGACCATGCCAGGCGCGGCCTGGACGACCTTGGCGATCACGTCCGGGGCGAGCGCGGTGCCGGTCGGGTTGTTGGGCGAGGTGAGGAAGACGATGTCGGGCCGGTGCTCCTCGATCGCGGCGACGGCCTTGTCCGGGTCGAGCCCGAAGTCCTCCTCGCGCGCCCCGGAGATCCACTCGGTCGAGGAGCCGCCGGTGATGATCGGGTGCATCGAGTAGGACGGCTCGAAGCCCATCGCGGTGCGGCCGTGACCGCCGAAGGCCTGCAGGATCTGCTGGAGCACCTCGTTGGAGCCGTTGGCGGCCCAGACCCGCTCGACGGTCAGGTCGTGGCCGAGATAGGCGGCCAGGTCCCGGCGGAGCGCGACGGCGTCACGGTCGGGGTAGCGGTTGAGCCCCGCCGCGCCGTGCCGCACCGCCTCGGCCAGGTCGGTGACCAGGGAGGCCGAGGGGCCGTAGGGGTTCTCGTTGGTGTTGAGCCTGACCGGGACGTCGATCTGCGGGGCGCCGTACGGCGTGCGCCCCCGAAGGTCGTCCCTGATCGGCAGGTCTTCGAGCCTCACGAGGGGATCTCCCAGTCGAAACGCGCGCGGACGGCGGCGCCGTGCGCGGGAAGGTCTTCGGCGTCGGCGAGCACGCACACGTGGGCGGCCGCCTCGGCGAGGGCCTCACGGCTGTAGTCGACGACGTGGATGCCCCGCAGGAAGGTCTGCACCGACAGCCCCGAGGAGTGGCAGGCGCAGCCGCCGGTGGGCAGCACGTGGTTGGACCCGGCGAGGTAGTCGCCGAGCGAGACCGGCGCGTAGGCGCCGACGAAGACGGCCCCGGCGTTGCGCACCCTGGCGGCCAGCGCGGACGCCCCGGCGGTGTGGATCTCCAGGTGCTCGGCGGCGTAGGCGTCGACGACGCGCAGCCCGGCCTCCATGTCGTCGACGAGGAGGATGCCGGACTGGCGCCCGGCCAGGGCCTCGGTGATCCGCTCGCCGTGCTTGGTGGCGGCGACCTGGCGGGGCAGCTCCCGCTCGACGGCCTCGGCCAGCTCCTCGGAGTCGGTGACGAGGACGGCGGCGGCGATCGTGTCGTGCTCGGCCTGGCTGATGAGGTCGGCGGCGAGGTGCACCGGGTCGGCGGTGGAGTCGGCGAGGATCGCGATCTCGGTGGGGCCGGCCTCGGAGTCGATGCCGATGCGGCCCTTGAGCAGGCGCTTGGCGGCGGCGACCCAGATGTTGCCGGGGCCGGTGACCATGTCGACCGGGGCGCACTCCTCGGTGCCGTAGGCGAACATCGCCACGGCCTGGGCCCCGCCGACGGCGTGGACCTCGTCCACCCCGAGCAGCGCGCACGCGGCCAGGATGGTCGGGTGCGGCAGCCCGCCGAACTCCCGCTGCGCGGGCGAGGCGACCGCGAGGGAGGAGACCCCGGCCTCCTGGGCGGGGACCACGTTCATGACCACGCTGGAGGGGTACACCGCCCGGCCGCCGGGGACGTACAGGCCCACGCGCTCGACGGGGACCCAGCGCTCGGTGACGGTGCCGCCGGGCACGACCTGGGTGGTGACGTCGGTGCGCCGCTGGTCGCGGTGGACGAGACGGGCCCGGCGGATCGACTCCTCAAGGGCCGCCCGGATCCTCGGGTCGAGCGCCTCCAGCGCCTCGGTGACCGCCTGGACGGGGACGCGGGTGGACTCCAGCTCCACGCCGTCGAACCGGGCGGTCCACTCTCGTACGGCCGCGGCCCCGCGATGACGCACGTCGTCGCAGATCGACCGCACCTTCTCCAGGGCGGCTTCGACGTCGAGCTGGGCACGGGGCAGCACGCCGTGGAGATCCTCGGGGAGGGCTCCACGCAGGTCGGTACGGGAAATCACCCGTCCAGTCTACGGAGGGTTGGCACCCGGTCCCATCGTGTCCACCATCCGGACGCTTCATCCTTTCGTTAAACAGCGGAAAATACGGAGGGTACTCAGGCGAAGCCGTATAGTCAGCTTCGACGTTTCCTCGCCTCGCGAAATGCTCCGACGTCACGGGCACCCCAGACCGGACATTCCGTGCGACGGAGTCCCCCCTCCGTCCTGAGCGGCCGCTCGACACACGAGCGCGCTTCTTTACGTTGTAGATTCGTTCGACGTCCTACGCCGCCGGTCGTGAGTAAGCTTCGGATCGTGAGTAAGTCGAAGCGCACCGGTGGTCAGGGGACCCCGGCGACGGTGACGTTGACCCAGGCCGACGTGGATTTCACCCTTCACCCCTACGACCACGACGCCGACGCGCAGGCCTACGGCGAGGAGGCGGCCGACGCCCTCGGCGTGCCGTACGGGCAGATCTTCAAGACGCTCGTCGCCGAGGTGGAGAGCGGACTGGCCGTCGCGGTCGTGCCGGTGGCGGGCAAGCTCGACCTCAAGGCCTTCGCGGCGGCGCTGAAGAGCAAGCGGGCCGCGATGGCCGACGCGGCCAAGGTGGAACGCGTCACCGGTTACGTGGTGGGCGGCATCAGCCCGCTGGGGCAGCGCAAGCGCCTGCCGACCGTGATCGACGCCTCCGCCCTGGACTTCGAGACGATCTACTTCTCCGCCGGGCGGCGCGGGCTGCAGATCGAGACCGCCCCCTCCGAGCTGGTACGGCTCACACAGGCGATCACGGCGCCCATCGGCAAGACGGGCCAGCCTCCCCGGTGAGAGCCTCCGGAGGATCGGGCGAAGAGCTCCCGGGGACGGGCGGGCCTCCCATCGGGTATCGAGCCCGTTTCCTCAATGGTCCCGTCGAATCCCGGGCGATCCTGTCGAAGGTTGCCGACGCGCTCGACGACGGCCTTCGGCGAGACTGCGACGCAGGCCGTACCTGATCGGGGGAGCAGATGTTTTACCTGACCGCTACCGAGATGATCAAGCTGCTGCGCGCGGGGGAGGTCAGCGCGGTCGAGCTGCTCGACGCGCACCTGCGCCGGATCGAGGAGGTCAACCCGCAGGTCAACGCGATCGTCACACTGGTGGCCGACCGCGCCCGCGAGGAGGCGAGGGAGGCCGACCGTGACCTGGCGCGGGGCCACTGGCGCGGGCCGCTGCACGGGCTGCCGGTCGCGCACAAGGACCTGGCGGACACCGCGGGGATCCGCACCACATACGGCTCACCGCTCTTCGCCGACCACGTCCCCGTCAGGGACGCGCCGATCGTGCGGCGGATGCGCGAGGCCGGGGCGATCACCGTGGGCAAGACCAACACCCCGGAGTTCGGCACCGGCTCGCACACCGTGAACGAGCTGTTCGGCGCCACCCGCAACCCGTACGACCTGTCGAAGTCGGCGGGCGGCAGCAGCGGCGGGGCGGCGGCGGCACTGGCGACCGGGATGGTGGCCCTGGCCGACGGCTCGGACATGGGCGGCTCGCTGCGCAACCCGGCCTCGTTCTGCAACGTGGCGGGGCTGCGGCCGACGCCGGGCCGGGTGCCGTCGTCGTCGGCGACCGCGGCGTGGTTCACCCTCGGCGTGCCGGGGCCGATGGCCCGCACCGCCGAGGACCTGGCGCTGCTGATGAGCGCGGTGGCCGGGTTCGACGCCGCCTCTCCCCTGTCGATCACCGAGAGCGGCGCGGTCTTCGCCGAGCCGCTGGAGCTGGACGTGACCGGGCTGCGCATCGCGTGGAGCCCCGACCTGGGCGGGCTGCCGGTCGACGCGGAGACGGCGAAGGTCACGGCACAGGCCCCGGCGGTGTTCGAGAGCCTGGGCGCGCGGGTCGAACGGGTGGACCTGGACCTGTCGGACGCCGAGGACGCGTTCCGGATCTACCGGGCGTGGCACTACGCGTCGTCCTTCGGCGACCTCCCCCAGGACCGTGTGGGGGAGAACGTCCGGTGGAACGTCGAGCGGGGCCGCGAGGTGACCGGGGCGGACCTGGCGCGCGCGGAGCGGCTGCGCAGCGGCCTCTACCAGCGGATGGACGACTTCTTCCGCACCTACGACTTCCTGATCGCGCCGGTCAGCCAGGTGCCGCCGTTCCCGGTGGACGCGCCGTACGTCTCGGAGATCAACGGGCAGGCGCTGCCCGACTACCTGTCATGGATGCGC
It includes:
- a CDS encoding VC0807 family protein gives rise to the protein MSRPVRQDHQESTMNQPGTRTPQEKEMNRSGRSGIISVVLWDVAPMIVVYYGCRALGVSEYVSMLTAASAGFLRVAYVALRQRRFDGFAAFMGTLFGVGLVLSLLAGDERFLMAVKSVTTSVAGLIFLGTCVAGRPAAFAVAKLFGAENADTVRRWEALYAAEPAFRRVYLVMTVVWGVVLLAESAARIPLIYLLPADVMVGLSSILLIGTIGLLALWSSWYGKRGEQAAQRFHSGPEAVGIP
- a CDS encoding zinc-dependent alcohol dehydrogenase, which produces MKANCWMGRNTVEVQEVPDPGILNGHDAIVRITSTAICGSDLHLYDGYVPTMKKGDILGHEFMGEVVEVGPRVSTLRVGDRVVVPFPIACGNCVACRHEMFSVCENSNPNAGLAEKFMGHAPAGIFGYSHMLGGYPGGQAEYARVPFADVGPIKIEGDLPDEQVLFLSDILPTGWMGAEMCDIKPGDVIAVWGAGPVGQFAVASAFLMGAEQVIAIDRFPYRLKRAERAGARTLNYEEVDVLDALRDLTAGRGPDGCIDAVGMEAHHPTGPVHAYDRVKQATRMETERPHALREAIMACRNGGTVSVIGVYGGLLDKFPMGSLMNRSLTLRGGQCHVQRYLKPLLGRIRNGDIDPSFVISHRMRLEDAPRGYEMFKNKQDECNKIVLTP
- a CDS encoding SRPBCC family protein; amino-acid sequence: MSTLCGYEIGGTSPVAAVAMAVAGIAAVDLYTALRANRSREHGMRERRMNLHAAITINRPREEVYLYWRDFEKLPRFMTHLESVETIGDGHSRWKARAPLKRTVEWEAEIVEDCSGELISWRSTKGVLAGNRGFVSFSDAPGGRGTEVRVRLIYDPPGGRAGLALARLLGEHPEQQVRDDLRRFKQVMETGEVVRSEGSPEGTRASRQVRQRPAQPVR
- a CDS encoding APC family permease, whose product is MAGTSADPGLPRLERRLGLADAVVIGLGSMIGAGVFSALAPAAAAAGSGLLPGLGLAAVVAYCNATSSARLAARYPDSGGTYVYGRMRLGPFWGYLAGWSFVVGKLASCAAMALTVGAYVWPGHQREVAAATVVALTALNYTGVRKAAWLTRTIVAVVLLVLAAVVVASVAGGQARAAGLDISLDTGVRGVLQAAGLLFFAFAGYARIATLGEEVRDPVRTIPRAIPVALGITLVVYAAVAVSVLAVLGPRRLGETTAPLAEAVGVAGVPALVPVVQAGAAIAALGSLLALILGVSRTTLAMARDRYLPPVLAAVHPRFKVPHRAELAVGAVVAVLVLAGDLRGAIGFSSVGVLVYYAIANASAWTLPPGEGRPPRAVPVLGLAGCVALAFSLPPDAVLSGGAVLAAGAILYGTRRLLSRR
- a CDS encoding oxidoreductase, coding for MNKVWLITGAGSGFGQAITQAAVAAGDVVIATARRVATLNDLVTAHPGQVEALPLDVTDTAAIEATVRDVVDRHGRIDVLVNNAGRSHVGAAEETTDAELRSLFEVHVFGPASLIRAVLPHMRDRRSGAIVQLSSMGGQMSFAGFSAYSATKFALEGMSEALAEEVRPLGVKVLVVEPGAFRTALFGNISASAQISDYADTVGPTRRMVETGHGTQPGDPAKAAAAILTALETDETPLRLPLGDDAVDAILGHHDTVRAEISAWEKVARDTRHAD
- the hisF gene encoding imidazole glycerol phosphate synthase subunit HisF — translated: MSVAVRVIPCLDVDAGRVVKGVNFENLRDAGDPVELARRYDAEGADELTFLDITASSSDRSTMYDVVSRTAEQVFIPLTVGGGVRSVEDVDRLLRAGADKVGLNTAAIARPELLTEASQRYGAQCIVLSVDARRVVDGPPTPSGFEVTTHGGRRGTGIDAVEWARRGEELGAGEILLNSMDGDGTRDGYDLEMIRAVRRAVSVPVIASGGAGSLEHFPPAVEAGADAVLAASVFHFGQLKIGEVKETLRQAGHPVR
- the priA gene encoding bifunctional 1-(5-phosphoribosyl)-5-((5-phosphoribosylamino)methylideneamino)imidazole-4-carboxamide isomerase/phosphoribosylanthranilate isomerase PriA; the encoded protein is MSLELLPAVDVADGRAVRLVQGAAGTETSYGDPLSAALMWQEAGAEWIHLVDLDAAFGRGTNRDLLATVVDALDVKVEMSGGIRDDASLEAALATGCRRVNIGTAALENPAWCSKIIAEYGDSIAIGLDVRGTTLAARGWTQEGGDLWEVLERLEADGCPRYVVTDVTKDGTLLGPNLELLREFCSRTDKPVVASGGVSSLDDLRALAGLVPIGVEGAIVGKALYAQEFTLEEALAAVRS